From one Cyanobacterium stanieri PCC 7202 genomic stretch:
- a CDS encoding histidine kinase (PFAM: Histidine kinase-, DNA gyrase B-, and HSP90-like ATPase; His Kinase A (phosphoacceptor) domain~COGs: COG0642 Signal transduction histidine kinase~InterPro IPR003661:IPR003594:IPR005467:IPR004358~KEGG: cyh:Cyan8802_1611 GAF sensor signal transduction histidine kinase~PFAM: ATP-binding region ATPase domain protein; histidine kinase A domain protein~SMART: ATP-binding region ATPase domain protein; histidine kinase A domain protein~SPTR: Sensor protein): MRTQHIDHIQIQEYLFSALENDKADEFYHYVHNLIADKYYLKTFIITQSSKQGHHCHHELVYSGSFCYDKHTCREVINQFNHCPKLDYYFANPNLEAPYKELSLSQLIFFSQNHIDKIHIFPIIYKREIIGNLWLEISPHELEKFKDDQIVKIVLQSLALLFVQIDITQQKEEVIKAKENQSQYFSKVNHEIRTPIASVIGFSKVLKEQLYGELNPKQLQYVNAIYDSGNYLLDLVVDLLDIAKLEAKKQDLYLEKVFIKNLCQSCLSFVYIKTFNRDLKLNLIIEDDIKYICADERKIKQILINLLSNAVKFTEKGSVTLKVSVESNWIKFSVIDTGIGIKEEDYHKLFQPFSQIKTPLHDKEKGTGLGLVISQELARLHGGDITFESAIGKGSIFTLTLPTN, translated from the coding sequence TTGCGAACACAACATATTGATCATATCCAAATCCAAGAATATTTATTTTCAGCATTAGAAAATGACAAAGCAGATGAGTTTTATCACTATGTCCATAATCTAATTGCCGATAAATACTATCTCAAGACATTTATTATCACCCAAAGTAGCAAACAAGGTCATCACTGTCACCATGAATTGGTGTATAGTGGCAGTTTTTGCTACGACAAACACACTTGTCGAGAAGTAATTAATCAATTTAATCACTGTCCAAAGTTAGACTACTATTTTGCCAATCCTAACTTAGAAGCACCATATAAAGAATTATCCCTGAGTCAGTTAATCTTTTTTAGCCAAAATCACATTGACAAAATCCATATTTTTCCTATTATCTATAAACGGGAAATTATTGGTAACTTATGGTTAGAAATATCCCCCCATGAATTAGAAAAATTTAAAGATGATCAAATAGTCAAAATAGTATTACAAAGTTTGGCTTTATTATTTGTTCAAATTGATATTACACAACAGAAAGAAGAAGTAATAAAAGCAAAAGAAAATCAAAGTCAATATTTTTCCAAAGTTAACCACGAAATAAGAACTCCTATCGCTTCAGTAATAGGCTTTTCTAAGGTTTTAAAAGAACAACTATATGGAGAATTAAACCCCAAACAACTACAATATGTTAATGCCATCTACGACTCAGGAAACTACCTGTTAGATTTAGTAGTTGACTTGTTAGACATTGCCAAATTAGAAGCAAAAAAACAGGACTTATATTTAGAAAAAGTTTTTATAAAAAATCTCTGTCAATCTTGTTTATCCTTCGTTTATATCAAAACCTTCAATAGAGATTTAAAACTCAATTTAATCATTGAAGACGATATTAAATATATTTGTGCCGATGAAAGAAAAATAAAACAAATATTAATCAATCTACTCTCCAACGCCGTTAAATTTACAGAAAAAGGTTCAGTAACCCTCAAAGTATCCGTAGAAAGTAATTGGATAAAATTTTCTGTCATTGATACAGGTATCGGTATCAAAGAAGAAGACTATCATAAACTCTTCCAACCCTTTTCCCAAATCAAAACCCCTCTACACGACAAAGAAAAAGGTACTGGATTAGGCTTAGTTATCTCCCAAGAATTAGCCCGACTCCACGGAGGAGATATTACTTTTGAATCAGCGATAGGTAAAGGTAGTATTTTTACTCTTACTTTACCGACCAATTAA
- a CDS encoding hypothetical protein (KEGG: syn:sll1107 hypothetical protein~SPTR: Sll1107 protein): protein MNITRISAIAHNGFREVIRDRILYVIGFFALLLLLASRILPFIAISADGKILLDLGIGAINLLGVIVAIFVGTGLINKEIEKKTVLILVPKPINTAEFIIGKHIGLVAVLTILVAVMTMLYLGVMTLSGIEYPLGSLLIALAYIILELSLLTAVSIVFGVFTSSILATLLSFGVYIMGHLSRDLLELGKITENESIETLTRTLFLILPDLERLNLKNEAVYNILPPTGELINSFIYAILYIVLLLTISIVIFSRRQF, encoded by the coding sequence ATGAATATTACCAGAATAAGTGCGATCGCCCATAATGGTTTCCGAGAAGTAATCAGAGATCGTATATTATACGTTATCGGTTTTTTCGCCCTTCTGCTATTACTAGCCTCCCGCATCCTACCATTTATCGCCATTAGTGCCGACGGCAAAATATTACTAGATTTAGGCATCGGTGCCATTAATCTCCTAGGAGTAATAGTAGCAATCTTTGTTGGTACAGGACTAATCAACAAAGAAATCGAAAAAAAAACTGTCCTCATCTTAGTGCCAAAACCCATTAACACCGCCGAATTTATCATCGGTAAACACATCGGTCTAGTAGCTGTGCTAACTATTCTAGTGGCAGTCATGACTATGTTATACTTAGGTGTAATGACCCTGTCAGGGATAGAATATCCCCTAGGAAGTTTGCTTATCGCCCTAGCCTATATCATCCTGGAGTTGTCATTACTAACGGCAGTTTCCATCGTTTTTGGAGTTTTTACTAGCTCTATTTTAGCTACCCTCCTCAGCTTTGGGGTGTATATAATGGGACATTTAAGCCGAGATCTACTAGAATTGGGTAAAATTACCGAAAATGAAAGTATTGAAACCCTAACTCGAACTTTATTTTTAATCTTACCCGACCTAGAAAGATTAAACCTCAAAAATGAAGCAGTTTATAACATACTGCCTCCCACAGGGGAATTAATCAATAGTTTTATATATGCAATACTTTACATCGTATTGTTACTAACTATTAGCATTGTAATTTTTTCCCGTAGACAATTTTGA
- a CDS encoding pullulanase (PFAM: Alpha amylase, catalytic domain~COGs: COG0366 Glycosidase~InterPro IPR006589:IPR006047~KEGG: npu:Npun_R6073 alpha amylase, catalytic region~PFAM: alpha amylase catalytic region~SMART: alpha amylase catalytic sub domain~SPTR: Alpha amylase, catalytic region), with amino-acid sequence MNIQTPDWVKDAIFYQIFPDRFAMGTPEKTYPNYWQSSNLQPWENPPTLQKYKGGNFWGIIDKLDYLQDLGINAIYFTPVFQSTCNHRYHTHDYYQIDPLLGGNYAFDEFLKQAHQRNIKVVLDGVFNHVGRGFFFFNDILENGPHSPWLDWFKIEKWPISAYNGALPANYASWVNNRALPQFDHSNPQVKEYIMQVAEYWLHKGIDGWRLDVPNEIEEDGFWQEFRDRVKAVNPDAYIVGEIWTDATQWLDGTQFDGVMNYLFTAPTMAFCGGDRIVLEYVEQPCYEPYPAIKAEEYQQKIEKLLEMYDWEINLTQLNLLASHDTARLLTIAGDDKKTVELCTLLLLTFPGAPSIYYGDEVGLPGGFDPDSRRGFPDEPLWDKNLFNYHRELIQLRHQYSALRRGKYQVLFAKDDIYIFTRTLDQQKIIVAINNDTQAQTITIEIDHQIEQILFGDGTFSCQQENNQNHLTVALNARSGMILI; translated from the coding sequence ATGAATATTCAAACCCCTGACTGGGTAAAGGATGCTATTTTTTATCAAATATTTCCCGATCGATTTGCCATGGGTACCCCAGAAAAAACCTATCCCAATTATTGGCAATCATCGAATCTTCAACCATGGGAAAATCCACCCACGCTACAAAAATATAAAGGGGGAAATTTTTGGGGAATTATTGACAAGTTAGATTATTTACAAGATTTAGGGATTAATGCTATTTATTTTACCCCCGTTTTTCAATCTACTTGTAACCATCGTTATCACACCCATGACTATTACCAAATTGATCCACTTTTGGGAGGAAATTATGCTTTTGATGAGTTTTTAAAACAAGCCCATCAACGTAATATAAAAGTGGTATTAGATGGCGTTTTCAATCATGTGGGGAGGGGTTTTTTCTTCTTCAATGACATTTTAGAAAATGGCCCCCATTCCCCCTGGTTAGATTGGTTTAAAATCGAGAAATGGCCCATTTCTGCCTATAATGGTGCTCTTCCTGCCAACTATGCCTCTTGGGTAAACAATAGAGCATTACCTCAATTTGATCATAGTAATCCTCAAGTCAAAGAATATATTATGCAGGTGGCAGAATATTGGTTACATAAAGGCATTGATGGATGGCGCTTGGATGTGCCTAATGAGATTGAGGAAGATGGTTTTTGGCAAGAGTTTCGAGATAGGGTAAAAGCTGTTAACCCCGATGCTTATATTGTGGGCGAAATTTGGACTGATGCCACTCAGTGGCTTGATGGTACTCAATTTGATGGGGTAATGAATTATTTATTTACCGCGCCGACTATGGCTTTTTGTGGGGGCGATCGCATTGTACTAGAATATGTAGAACAACCTTGCTACGAACCCTATCCTGCCATCAAAGCAGAAGAATATCAACAAAAAATAGAAAAACTATTGGAAATGTATGACTGGGAAATTAACTTAACCCAACTTAACCTCCTAGCCAGTCATGATACCGCCCGACTACTCACCATTGCAGGAGATGACAAAAAAACCGTTGAATTATGTACCCTACTATTACTAACCTTCCCCGGGGCGCCTAGCATTTACTATGGTGACGAAGTAGGTTTACCCGGAGGATTTGATCCAGATTCCCGTAGAGGTTTCCCCGACGAACCATTATGGGACAAAAATCTTTTCAATTATCATCGAGAATTGATCCAATTACGTCATCAATACTCCGCCCTCAGACGAGGAAAATATCAAGTATTATTTGCCAAAGACGATATTTATATTTTTACTCGTACCTTAGACCAGCAAAAAATCATTGTCGCCATTAACAACGATACCCAAGCCCAAACCATCACCATCGAAATAGATCATCAAATTGAACAAATATTATTCGGGGATGGTACATTTTCCTGCCAACAAGAAAACAATCAAAATCATCTCACCGTTGCCTTAAATGCCCGTAGTGGAATGATTTTGATTTAA
- a CDS encoding protein of unknown function DUF21 (PFAM: CBS domain; Domain of unknown function DUF21~COGs: COG1253 Hemolysins and related protein containing CBS domains~InterPro IPR000644:IPR002550~KEGG: cyt:cce_0774 hypothetical protein~PFAM: protein of unknown function DUF21; CBS domain containing protein~SPTR: Putative uncharacterized protein) — protein sequence MLTLLLVVLIVLLGSAFCSLTETVLLSVSEIRVKQWAQSKKAPALALLKIKQKINRPIATIVILNNVFNIVGSIIIGGTVSQELGDHWLGLFSGILTFLIIIFAEILPKTLGQRYADQLSLSLAIPVKYLTIILSPIVWLLEKVTQPLTKGQVLPTTNETEIRFLTRIGKTEGVIEPDEAEMIHRVFHLNDLSASDLMTPRILLTYLKGDLKLEECQDFIINSEHTRILIIQDTIDNVIGTALKQELLTAIIEGKKDQTIAQLARPANFVPETMRADYLLKKFQSIRQHLVVVIDEYGGVAGVVSLEDVLEVLTGDIVDETDKTITLQEIARKKRERLLVSKGLIDG from the coding sequence ATGCTGACACTTCTATTGGTCGTTTTAATAGTTTTGTTAGGTTCGGCGTTTTGTTCCCTTACGGAAACAGTGTTGCTATCAGTATCGGAAATTAGGGTCAAACAATGGGCTCAATCCAAAAAAGCCCCAGCCCTGGCACTTCTGAAAATCAAACAAAAAATAAATCGCCCTATTGCCACCATTGTTATTTTAAATAATGTTTTCAATATTGTTGGTAGCATTATCATTGGTGGTACTGTCAGCCAAGAATTAGGAGATCATTGGTTAGGTTTATTTTCGGGAATCTTAACCTTTCTGATCATTATCTTTGCAGAAATACTACCTAAAACTCTGGGACAAAGATATGCAGATCAATTGTCTCTATCTTTAGCAATACCCGTAAAATATCTCACTATCATCCTCTCGCCCATTGTTTGGTTACTAGAAAAAGTTACCCAACCCCTTACTAAAGGGCAAGTTTTACCCACCACCAACGAAACAGAAATTAGATTTTTAACCCGTATTGGCAAAACAGAGGGAGTAATCGAACCTGATGAAGCGGAAATGATACACCGAGTTTTTCATCTAAATGATTTATCTGCCTCAGATTTAATGACCCCTCGCATTTTACTTACTTATTTAAAAGGAGATTTAAAATTAGAGGAATGCCAAGATTTTATTATTAATTCCGAACATACCCGTATTTTAATCATTCAAGATACCATTGATAATGTCATTGGTACGGCTCTTAAACAGGAACTTTTAACCGCTATCATTGAAGGAAAAAAAGACCAAACCATCGCTCAATTAGCTCGCCCTGCCAATTTTGTTCCTGAGACTATGAGGGCTGATTATTTACTTAAAAAGTTTCAAAGTATTCGGCAACATTTAGTGGTGGTCATTGATGAGTATGGGGGAGTGGCAGGGGTGGTTTCTCTTGAGGATGTGTTGGAGGTTTTGACGGGGGATATTGTGGATGAAACTGATAAAACTATTACTTTACAGGAAATCGCTCGGAAGAAAAGGGAGCGATTATTAGTTTCTAAGGGGTTAATTGATGGTTAA
- a CDS encoding acetolactate synthase, small subunit (PFAM: ACT domain; Small subunit of acetolactate synthase~TIGRFAM: acetolactate synthase, small subunit~COGs: COG0440 Acetolactate synthase small (regulatory) subunit~InterPro IPR002912:IPR019455:IPR004789~KEGG: cyt:cce_0628 acetolactate synthase 3 regulatory subunit~PFAM: Acetolactate synthase, small subunit-like; amino acid-binding ACT domain protein~PRIAM: Acetolactate synthase~SPTR: Acetolactate synthase small subunit;~TIGRFAM: acetolactate synthase, small subunit), with the protein MKHTISVLVEDEAGVLSRIAGLFARRGFNIESLAVGPTEQVGVSRIIMVVPGDDDTIEQLTKQLHKLINVIKVSDITKIPCVERELMLVKVSTNSTNRGELLQVAQVFRARVVDIAEDSLTLEVVGDPGKMVAIISMVSKFGIKEISRTGKIALTRESGVNTEYLKSLETKV; encoded by the coding sequence ATGAAGCATACCATTTCTGTCCTAGTAGAAGATGAAGCAGGAGTATTATCAAGAATTGCGGGTTTATTTGCCAGACGTGGTTTTAATATAGAAAGTCTAGCAGTAGGACCTACCGAACAAGTAGGAGTATCGAGAATTATAATGGTAGTACCTGGAGATGACGACACCATCGAACAACTAACCAAACAACTCCACAAATTAATCAACGTTATCAAAGTAAGTGACATCACGAAAATTCCTTGTGTAGAAAGAGAATTGATGCTGGTAAAAGTTAGCACCAACAGCACCAACCGAGGTGAATTGTTACAGGTTGCCCAAGTATTTAGGGCAAGGGTGGTAGATATAGCAGAGGATAGCTTAACCCTAGAGGTAGTAGGAGATCCTGGGAAAATGGTTGCGATCATTTCCATGGTCAGTAAGTTTGGTATCAAAGAAATTTCTCGCACAGGAAAAATCGCCCTCACGAGAGAATCAGGAGTAAATACTGAGTATCTTAAATCTTTGGAAACAAAAGTGTAA
- a CDS encoding serine/threonine protein kinase (PFAM: Protein kinase domain~COGs: COG0515 Serine/threonine protein kinase~InterProIPR020635:IPR002290:IPR000719:IPR017442:IPR 017441~KEGG: amr:AM1_3912 serine/threonine protein kinase~PFAM: Serine/threonine-protein kinase-like domain~SMART: serine/threonine protein kinase; Tyrosine-protein kinase, catalytic domain~SPTR: PknC (Serine/Threonine protein kinase)) codes for MSNDLVVLNSRYQLLNKLGEGGFGVVYLAKDTQTKKLCVVKQLHSSLENADVVKRLFYEEIKILEKLEHPQIPSLIDFYDDGDDCFLVEEYIEGETIKFELKDGCLWNEARVINFLEQGLQILDYIHRRGIIHRDIKPDNFIRRRDTEEIVLIDFGAVKNFNVEQSHIINPTVAIGTHGYMPSEQARGKPRKNSDIYSLGIIAIQALTGRNPISFKEDEQSGEIIWRPYADVHSYLGDILTQMVRADYAKRYHSADLVLQDLYKYIRWQEGLKNTHTNPILKDALDVHHHDQPLTLTQNPPMLKTISHPRSWGIGFLVFLFMGIMGGGFFYYDSRRVEATISQLENSKINQNFASCIQLTQSRRARNIAPLLLDQYIGECRLEYAKQQAQLEDYQGAIAIAQKIPPQNPYHREATILMEDWTQAHENQNIDCPPNVLCICPGPLCPN; via the coding sequence ATGAGTAATGATCTAGTTGTTCTTAATTCTCGTTATCAACTTCTCAACAAGTTAGGAGAGGGAGGTTTTGGGGTTGTTTATTTGGCAAAGGATACCCAAACTAAAAAGCTCTGTGTGGTTAAGCAGTTACATTCTTCCCTAGAAAATGCTGATGTTGTAAAACGGTTGTTTTATGAGGAAATAAAAATTTTAGAAAAGCTCGAGCATCCTCAAATTCCTAGCTTAATAGATTTTTATGATGATGGTGATGATTGTTTTTTGGTGGAGGAATACATTGAGGGGGAAACTATTAAATTTGAGTTGAAGGACGGGTGCCTTTGGAATGAGGCAAGGGTAATAAATTTTTTAGAACAAGGGTTACAAATTCTTGATTATATCCACCGTCGGGGAATAATACACCGAGACATAAAACCTGATAATTTTATCCGTCGTCGAGATACTGAGGAGATAGTATTAATAGACTTTGGGGCGGTAAAAAATTTTAATGTAGAACAAAGTCATATTATCAATCCCACCGTAGCCATTGGCACCCACGGCTATATGCCTAGCGAACAAGCAAGGGGAAAACCCCGTAAAAACAGCGACATCTACAGTTTAGGGATTATAGCTATTCAGGCTCTCACGGGAAGAAATCCCATCAGTTTTAAGGAAGATGAACAAAGCGGCGAAATTATCTGGCGACCATACGCTGATGTTCATTCGTACTTGGGAGATATTTTAACCCAAATGGTAAGAGCCGATTATGCCAAGCGTTACCACTCTGCAGATTTGGTGTTACAAGATTTATATAAATATATTCGTTGGCAAGAAGGGTTAAAAAATACCCATACTAATCCTATTCTCAAGGATGCCCTCGATGTTCATCATCATGATCAACCCCTTACCCTAACTCAAAATCCCCCCATGCTCAAAACCATATCTCATCCTCGCTCTTGGGGTATTGGTTTTTTAGTGTTTTTATTTATGGGTATTATGGGGGGAGGTTTTTTTTATTATGATAGTCGTCGTGTTGAGGCTACTATCTCCCAATTAGAAAATTCAAAAATCAATCAAAATTTTGCTAGTTGTATCCAATTAACCCAGTCTCGTCGGGCAAGAAATATTGCACCCCTTCTCCTTGATCAATACATTGGTGAATGTCGTCTTGAATATGCCAAACAACAAGCCCAATTAGAAGATTATCAAGGTGCGATCGCCATTGCCCAAAAAATTCCACCTCAAAATCCTTACCATAGAGAGGCAACAATCTTAATGGAAGATTGGACTCAAGCCCACGAGAATCAAAATATTGACTGTCCGCCAAATGTTTTATGTATCTGCCCTGGACCCCTATGTCCTAATTAA
- a CDS encoding PAP fibrillin family protein (PFAM: PAP_fibrillin~KEGG: cyc:PCC7424_0980 PAP fibrillin family protein~SPTR: PAP fibrillin family protein): MINNRLVVKQKLLSIIENTAQTLNINPNYPITDTLIKPSEAENIEQLTQNLESLNPFPNPLQFTPQLLEGIWRLQYSSAREIRSLNKLPLGFELRQVYQIINIQDVSFFNIAFVEHSSKLINGYVKVTASFAPKIEPNQILPTNTINVNFEKRYVSIKKIAGVKTPMLDPVREFDARNPQGRIPSLTITYIDEDVRIGRGGDGSLFILSKQEKMTEL, from the coding sequence ATGATTAATAATCGCCTAGTTGTAAAACAAAAACTACTTTCCATCATTGAAAATACAGCCCAAACTCTTAACATTAATCCCAACTATCCCATCACCGACACTTTAATAAAACCATCAGAAGCAGAAAACATTGAACAACTAACCCAAAATCTCGAATCCCTTAACCCCTTTCCAAACCCACTCCAGTTTACTCCCCAATTATTAGAAGGTATTTGGCGATTACAATATTCGAGTGCGAGGGAAATTCGTTCCTTAAATAAACTACCCCTAGGATTTGAACTCAGACAGGTATATCAAATTATTAATATTCAAGATGTATCCTTTTTTAACATCGCTTTTGTGGAACATAGCTCAAAACTAATTAATGGTTATGTAAAAGTTACCGCTAGTTTTGCCCCCAAAATTGAACCTAATCAGATATTACCCACCAACACCATTAACGTTAACTTTGAAAAAAGATATGTTTCCATCAAAAAAATAGCAGGGGTAAAAACACCCATGCTAGATCCTGTCAGGGAATTTGATGCCCGTAATCCTCAAGGTAGAATCCCTAGTCTAACCATTACCTATATCGATGAAGATGTCAGAATTGGTAGAGGAGGAGATGGCAGTTTATTTATTTTGTCGAAGCAGGAAAAAATGACGGAATTATAA
- a CDS encoding amidohydrolase (PFAM: Amidohydrolase family~COGs: COG1228 Imidazolonepropionase and related amidohydrolase~InterPro IPR006680~KEGG: pnu:Pnuc_0696 amidohydrolase~PFAM: amidohydrolase~SPTR: Amidohydrolase): protein MRSPYKLIIGLLLTILLAFTAQKTFAQSPLSIAQNPTQNSSILFENVRIFNGQSEQLSPPSNVLIIDHKINEISTNRINPPSTNNLTRINGNGRVLIPGLIDNHVHIVMTSSTLPELLSPNLSQETLLSRAETQAEQMLLRGFTTIRDLGGPSFEIKRKIDQGQIPGPRIYPSGAMISQTSGHGDFRTLNERSRRFGGTISRGEEMGATFIADGRDDVLTATRENLRHGATQIKVMAGGGVSSIYDPIDVTQYTLDEMKAAVEAAEDWGTYVTVHAYTPRAVRRAIEAGVKCIEHGQLLDEDTMKILAEKDIWLSAQAFEERETPGFTDEQRAKRALVVQGVTNAFNWAKKYNVKLAWGTDYLFDPERNQRQNQDIVKLTEWFTPFEALKLVTHDNAQLLKMSGERNPYKSGALGVIEKDAYADVILVDGNPLEDLSIMGDYTNRFKVIVKDGKVYKNTLT from the coding sequence ATGCGATCGCCTTATAAACTAATCATAGGGTTATTATTAACAATATTATTGGCCTTCACCGCCCAAAAAACCTTTGCCCAAAGCCCATTGAGTATCGCTCAAAACCCAACCCAAAATAGTAGTATTCTGTTTGAAAATGTGCGTATATTTAACGGTCAATCAGAACAACTTTCTCCCCCCTCCAACGTTTTGATTATTGACCACAAAATCAACGAAATTAGCACCAACAGGATAAACCCCCCATCCACCAACAACCTCACCAGAATCAATGGTAACGGTAGAGTTTTAATACCCGGATTAATTGACAACCACGTCCATATCGTCATGACATCCAGCACCCTACCCGAACTTTTATCCCCCAACCTTAGCCAAGAAACCCTCCTCTCCCGAGCAGAAACCCAAGCAGAACAAATGCTTTTAAGAGGATTTACCACCATCCGAGACTTAGGAGGCCCCTCCTTTGAAATCAAAAGAAAAATTGACCAAGGACAAATCCCTGGCCCCCGTATTTACCCTAGTGGTGCCATGATTTCTCAAACATCAGGACATGGTGATTTTCGTACCCTCAACGAACGCTCTCGTCGCTTTGGTGGCACCATTTCCCGAGGGGAAGAGATGGGAGCTACTTTCATCGCCGATGGACGAGATGACGTACTGACCGCCACCAGAGAGAATCTACGCCACGGAGCAACCCAAATAAAAGTAATGGCAGGGGGTGGAGTATCATCTATTTATGACCCCATAGACGTTACCCAATATACCCTCGATGAAATGAAAGCAGCGGTAGAAGCGGCAGAAGATTGGGGAACCTATGTAACGGTCCATGCCTATACCCCCAGAGCCGTCAGAAGAGCCATTGAAGCAGGGGTAAAGTGTATCGAACATGGTCAATTGTTGGATGAAGACACCATGAAAATTTTGGCAGAAAAAGACATCTGGTTAAGCGCCCAAGCCTTTGAGGAAAGAGAAACCCCCGGTTTTACCGACGAACAAAGAGCAAAACGAGCTTTGGTGGTTCAGGGAGTAACTAATGCTTTTAATTGGGCAAAAAAATATAATGTCAAGTTGGCATGGGGAACAGATTATTTATTTGATCCTGAACGCAATCAAAGACAAAATCAAGATATTGTTAAACTAACAGAGTGGTTTACCCCCTTTGAAGCCCTAAAACTTGTCACCCATGATAATGCCCAGTTATTGAAAATGTCAGGGGAACGTAATCCTTACAAATCAGGAGCCTTGGGTGTCATTGAAAAGGATGCCTATGCCGATGTGATTTTAGTGGATGGTAATCCTTTGGAAGATCTTTCCATCATGGGAGATTATACCAATCGTTTTAAGGTCATTGTCAAAGATGGCAAGGTTTATAAAAATACTCTCACTTAA